GGAGTAAGCTTGAAGCAGGAGGGTATTTCATACATAGCTGGAGCAGAGCTTCCAGCAGTAATGGTAAATATCGTTCGCTGCGGTCCTGGTCTTGGCGGTATACTTCCTGCACAGTGTGATTATTTTCAGTCAGTCAAGGGCGGAGGACACGGGGACTATAAAAACGTAGTTCTAGCTCCATCAAGTGTTCAAGAACTGTACGAGTTGACAGTAGAAGCCTTCAACATATCCGATAAATACAGAATACTTACCATTATATTGGGAGACGGTATGCTGGGTCAGATGATGGAGGCAGTTGAATTCAAGGATAAGGAAGATATTTACCAGGATGATAAAAAGTGGGCCTGTACAGGAACAAAAATGGAGAGGGAAAGTAATGACGTTACCTCCATATATATCCAACCGGAAATCCTTGAAAATCATAACCTGAAGCTTCAGGCTAAATATAAGAAGATTGAAGAGAATGAAACAAGAGTAGAAACATATAATTGTGAAAATGCAGATATAATTGTAACAGCATACGGAACTGTAGCGAGAATTGTAAAGAATGTAATAAAAATGGCTGAGAAAGAAGGCATAAAGGTAGGATTGATAAGACCTATCTCATTGTGGCCATTCCCGACTGCTGAATTTGAAAAGTATGCGGAAACACCAAAGGCATTCCTCAGTGTAGAACTGAGTGCAGGACAGATGGTTGAGGATGTTCGCCTTGCTGTTAACGGAAAACGACCTGTTCATTTCTATGGACGTATGGGTGGTATGGTTCCAAGCCAAAAAGAAGTTCTTGATAAAATAAAGGAAATCTTAAATAAATAAGATTCAGATGGAGGGAAAAAAATGGCAACTGTGTTTAAAAAACCACATGCTTTAAAGGATTTATCTCTTCACTATTGTCCCGGTTGTACTCACGGTATTATTCATAGGATAATAGCTGAAGTAATTGACGAATTAGGTATAGAAGGCACTACGATAGGTGTTTCACCTGTAGGATGTGCATACAATAATTATGAGTATTTTCATGTAGATATGGTACAGGCTGCTCATGGTAGAGCTCCGGCTGTTGCAACCGGAATAAAAAGAGTCCATCCTGATAACTACGTATTTACTTACCAAGGAGATGGAGACCTTGCTGCTATTGGAACAGCTGAAATAATTCATGCTGCTACAAGAGGAGAAAAAATAACAACTGTTTTTGTAAATAATGCAATTTACGGTATGACATCAGGCCAAATGGCTCCAACAACTCTTATGAATCAGGTTACAACTACTTCACCTTTCGGTAGAAAACCTGAGATTCATGGATTTCCTATAAAGGTATGTGAGCTGCTTTCACAATTGGAAGGTGCTGTATATGTTGAAAGAACATCGGTACATGATGTTAAAAATATTAGAAATACCAAAGAAGCAATTAAAAAGGCTTTTAAGGTTCAAGAAGCAAACAAGGGATTTTCAATAGTTGAGGTCTTGTCAACATGCCCTACAAACTGGGGATTGAATCCGGTAGATTCACTAAAATGGCTTGAAAGCAACATGTTGCCCTTCTATCCTTTGGGTAATTTCAAAGGAAAGGATTTGGAGGTGTAGAAATGAAGCAGCTTGAATTGATAATTGCAGGTTTCGGGGGACAAGGTATATTATCCGCAGGAAGATTGTTAGCATATGCCGGAATGCTTGAAGGAAAAAATGTTTCATGGTTGCCGTCATATGGACCGGAAATGAGAGGCGGTACTGCAAACTGCAGTGTTGTTATTTCTGATGAACCTGTGGGTTCTCCTATATTGGATACAGCCAACGTACTTGTTGTAATGAATGGTCCATCCCTTGAGAAGTTTGAGAAATCAGTAGTAAGCGGTGGGTTAATCATATCTGACTGTTCTTTGGTAGAAGCCAAGCCCATGAGAACGGATATTGACTTTGTAGGTGTTCCTGCAACACAGATAGCCTCTGATATGGGCAATCTTACTTATGCAAATATTATAATTCTGGGTAAATTGTTGGCAAAAACCGGAATTATTTCAAAGGAAAGCTTTGAGGCTGCTTTGAAGAAAGTTCTTCCTCCAAAAAAGCATCATATGATTCCTGATGAAATGAAAGCCCTTGATATGGGACATGATTATTAAACAAAAAATGCATGCTTAACTTTATATATTTTGTCACAAGATTGTAAGAACTGTGCTTTATAATTCAAGCTATAGACTATCTGATTGATCAGTGTATAGCTTGAATTTTTTTAGTTTGGAGATGATTTTTATGAGTATATTGAAAACAGAGGGATTAAGAAAATACTATGGCAAGGATGAAAACCTTGTAAAGGCTCTTGACGGTATAAATATGGAAATACTGGAAGGAGAGTTTGTAGCGATTGTCGGTACATCCGGAAGTGGAAAATCAACGCTTTTACATATGCTCGGTGGGCTTGACAAGGCTACGGAGGGTAAAGTAACGGTGGCAGGTAAGGAAATTTTTGATTTGAATGATGAGCAGAAAACTGTTTTTCGCAGAAGGAATATTGGTTTTATATTTCAGAATTACAATCTGGTCCCTATCCTGAATGTTTATGAAAACATCACTCTCCCGGTTGAACTGGATGGGGGAACCATTGATAAAGCATTTATAGAAGATATAATAAAAACCCTTGGCCTTGGCGGCAAGCTTACAAACCTTCCAAACAATCTTTCGGGAGGTCAGCAGCAAAGGGTAGCCATAGCAAGGGCCCTGGCAACAAAACCCGCCATAGTCCTTGCAGATGAGCCAACAGGCAACCTTGACAGCAGAACAGGGCTGGAGGTAGTAGGCTTGCTTAAAATGACAAGTAAAAGATTCCATCAGACAATCGTTATGATTACACATAATGAAGAGATTGCCCAGCTGGCGGATAGGGTCATCCGCATTGAGGACGGTAAAATAGTCGGGGGTGAAGTCAAATGATGTTTCCTACCGATAACAAGCTTGTGATAAAAAAATTGACTGTAAGAACTATAAAAGCAAACAAAGTCAGAAATATATTTGTTATTACTGCGATAGCATTAACTGCTTTACTTCTGTCAACCATCTTTAGCATAGGAATAAGTGGGACAGAGTCCATTCAATTACAAAAAATAAGAACTATGGGAACAATAGAGCATGGGGGCTTGACTTTTCCCACGGATGAACAGGTAAAAAAGCTAAAATTATTGGATTATATTGAAGATGTAGGTATAATGGCACATGCCGGAGATATAATAGAAACTCCTGACATGGGAAATTTATCTCTGTCGTTGTTCTGGTTTGATAAAACAGAATGGGAAAAACTCAGAGTTCCTGCAATGAGCAATATTAAGGGAAAATATCCTCAGGCATATAATGAGATAATGATACCCGAATGGATTCTTAAAAGAATGGGGATAACCAATCCTAAAATAGGAATGGATATACCAATTAAATATGGAAAGGCAGGCGGTCCCGAGTCTGAAGCCACAAGTGAAAACTTTAAACTTTCGGCATATTACACAGAATACTCTAATTTGCGTTCAGGGAATGTGGGAATGATATACGTCTCAAAAGCTTTCGTTGATAATAAAGGAATTACTCCTGAGAATTCAGGCACTGCAACTGTACGTTTCAAAAGCAATAAGAATATTGGTGAGCAATTTGAAAAACTTAACAGGGAGGTCACTGTATTCCAAACTCAGAAGTGGAAGATGGTTCCATTGTATGAAACAGTCAATGGAGACAGGCTGTCAACAATAATAGGCCTGTCAGGACTTATACTGTTCATAATGCTCAGCAGCTACCTGCTTATATATAATGTACTATATATTTCCGTATCAAAGGACGTGCGCTTTTACGGGTTATTAAAAACAGTGGGTACCACTCCAAAGCAGATAAGAAGAATAGTAACGGGTCAGGCAATTAGGCTGACTGCCTTGGGAGTACCTCTCGGACTTGCTCTGGGGGCAGCAGTCTCCTTTGTTGCAGTTCCCTTTGCACTAAGCGGAGCATTAATAGATACAGGTATAAAAATATCCTTTAATCCTATCATATATATCGGAGCAGCGGTTTTTTCACTCGTAACTACACTTATCAGTAGTATAAAACCCGCTGGAATGGCGGCTTCAATTTCACCGATTGAGGCGGTCAGATATACCGGAACTACTGTATCCTGTAAACTCAGAAAAGGGTCAACGGGAGGCAAGTTACAGAAAATGGCTTTCAGAAATGTTTTTAGAAACAGACGAAGGGCAGCAGTTGTTTTCTTATCACTGTTTATGGGAATAACGACCTTTATGCTGGTAAATACACTTGTGTTGAGCATGGATACGGAAAATTACGTAAACAGCTATATGGATAATGATTTTACGTTAACTAATAATACATTTTTTCAAAATGGCACAGGAATAAAGCAGAAGTTTGATAATAATTTTATGTCAACACTTAAAGGTATAGAAGGGATAAAAGAAATAAGAAAGGTATCGCAAAAGATAGTTACTCTCAAATATGATGAAAACCTATATAAGAAACATCTTGAAGAATTCATGAAAAGGTTTAATTCACAAATGCCTACAAGTGACGAAATAAAGAAGAACCCAAGGCTTTTCTGGTCAAATCTGGTGGGACTTGATACAGAATATATAAAGAAACTAAATAAAACACTTGAAGAACCTATTGATGTGGAAGCTTTTGAAGCAGGTCGGATAGCTTTATTTTCAACAAATAATCCAAAGCTTTTCAAGGTTGGTTCCGATATTATTTTTACAGCTGATGAAAAAGAATATTCCCTCAAGCTGGGAGGGTTTTTGCCTGAAAGAACTGCATTTAACGGAGGAATGGGGCCGGCACCCCTTGTTTATATAAGCAATGATTACATGAAAAAGTTATTTATTGACCCTGTATTGTGCTCTATAACAATGAATGCTGAAGCGGACAAAGAGGCACATGTATTAAAACAGCTAAAGGAAATGACGGCAAATGATAATGAAATATCAATTGAATCAAGGCTGGAGACTCTGGAGCAATTTAAAAGTTCAAAAACAATGCTTTATATTCTGGGCGGTGGAATATCCTTGATATTGGCACTTATAGGTATTCTCAATTTTGTGAACGTTATGGTGACGGGGGTAAACACAAGGCGGCATGAGTTTGCTGTTTTAGAGAGTATTGGTATGACTCCGAAACAGGTGAAACGTATGCTGTCCCTAGAGGGATTAACTTATGCCATTATTTCCTGTGGACTTGTGGCTACTTTAGGAGCTGCTCTAAATATTTGGATATTCAACTTATTCAAGAAGCAGGCAGATTACGCTATTTTTACCTTCCCTACAATTCCTTTGATTTTATCTGTAGTTATTGTTTTTGTAGTGTGTATTTTAGTACCGGTGGCTGCATACGTTTCAACTACAAAAGATACAGTTACGGAGAGGTTGAGAAGCGTTGAAGGTTAGGATAAAATAAATGTATGCATCGACATAAATTTCTTTCGGAGAGGTAATATGGCCAGAATACTTATTGTTGAAGATGATAAGCTGCTCAATGACGGGATATCAATTGCACTTAAAAAGTGTGGACATACGGTTCTGTCAGGTTATTCCTACCATGAAGCATTTTGTTTGTTTTTGAATAACAGCTTTGAATTAATACTGCTGGATATAAATCTTCCTGACAGAAGCGGTCTTGAGCTTTGTAGTGAAATCCGCAAAAAATCAGATATTCCCATTATATTTATCACGGCAAATGACACGGAGCAGGACATTGTTAATGGTTTTGTGAACGGCTGTGACGACTATATTGCAAAGCCCTTCTCTCTGGAAGTGATGAACCGGCGTATTTATGCAGTACTCAGACGGACCAGAACTGAAGACAAAAGCATTTTCCGTTCTGGTGAAATATCAATAAACTACGAAAAAATGATGGTTGTTAAGGGTGAAGTATCGCTTAAACTGACTGCTACAGAGTACAAATTACTTACACTTCTTACTCAAAACAGCGGGCAGGTACTGACCAGAGACATTATTCTTCAGAGGCTTTGGGACACTGATGAAGCTTTTGTTGATGAAAACGCCGTAAGTGTTAATATGAGGAGGCTTCGTCAAAAAATTGAGGATGACCCTAAAAATCCGAAATATATAAAAACTGTTTTCGGTATAGGATATACCTGGGGAGAGGAGTCCTGCAGGTGATGAATGGGATAAAAAAAAGAGAAGCCGCTTTGATTGCAGCAATTTATTGTATTTGTATTGCTTTTATGACATACCAACTGCTGGTTGCAAAAAATATTCAGGCGGTGATATTCTGTATCATATTTACAGTACTGTTAGCTGTCATGATTACAGCACTAATATTATTACTTCACAGATACATGCATAGTGTAATGGTCCGGCTTTCCGACATGATAGCGTCACTTATAGATATGAGGGAAACAGAAGTATTTTCAGTGCTCAACGATGATTTACTGTCTAAGTTGCAATCACAGGTACTTAAGCTTTCAAGAATACTAAAGTTGCAAAACAAAAAGCTTAGGAATGAGAAAAATGAAATAAAATCCCTGATTTCAGACATATCCCATCAGTTAAAGAACCCCCT
This region of Clostridium sp. BNL1100 genomic DNA includes:
- a CDS encoding 3-methyl-2-oxobutanoate dehydrogenase subunit VorB, which gives rise to MAEKLLMKGNEVIAEAALRAGCRHYFGYPITPQTEVAHYMAKAMPKINGTFVQAESEVAAINMVYGAAAAGARVLTSSSSPGVSLKQEGISYIAGAELPAVMVNIVRCGPGLGGILPAQCDYFQSVKGGGHGDYKNVVLAPSSVQELYELTVEAFNISDKYRILTIILGDGMLGQMMEAVEFKDKEDIYQDDKKWACTGTKMERESNDVTSIYIQPEILENHNLKLQAKYKKIEENETRVETYNCENADIIVTAYGTVARIVKNVIKMAEKEGIKVGLIRPISLWPFPTAEFEKYAETPKAFLSVELSAGQMVEDVRLAVNGKRPVHFYGRMGGMVPSQKEVLDKIKEILNK
- a CDS encoding thiamine pyrophosphate-dependent enzyme, producing the protein MATVFKKPHALKDLSLHYCPGCTHGIIHRIIAEVIDELGIEGTTIGVSPVGCAYNNYEYFHVDMVQAAHGRAPAVATGIKRVHPDNYVFTYQGDGDLAAIGTAEIIHAATRGEKITTVFVNNAIYGMTSGQMAPTTLMNQVTTTSPFGRKPEIHGFPIKVCELLSQLEGAVYVERTSVHDVKNIRNTKEAIKKAFKVQEANKGFSIVEVLSTCPTNWGLNPVDSLKWLESNMLPFYPLGNFKGKDLEV
- a CDS encoding 2-oxoacid:acceptor oxidoreductase family protein; amino-acid sequence: MKQLELIIAGFGGQGILSAGRLLAYAGMLEGKNVSWLPSYGPEMRGGTANCSVVISDEPVGSPILDTANVLVVMNGPSLEKFEKSVVSGGLIISDCSLVEAKPMRTDIDFVGVPATQIASDMGNLTYANIIILGKLLAKTGIISKESFEAALKKVLPPKKHHMIPDEMKALDMGHDY
- a CDS encoding ABC transporter ATP-binding protein; the protein is MSILKTEGLRKYYGKDENLVKALDGINMEILEGEFVAIVGTSGSGKSTLLHMLGGLDKATEGKVTVAGKEIFDLNDEQKTVFRRRNIGFIFQNYNLVPILNVYENITLPVELDGGTIDKAFIEDIIKTLGLGGKLTNLPNNLSGGQQQRVAIARALATKPAIVLADEPTGNLDSRTGLEVVGLLKMTSKRFHQTIVMITHNEEIAQLADRVIRIEDGKIVGGEVK
- a CDS encoding FtsX-like permease family protein, yielding MMFPTDNKLVIKKLTVRTIKANKVRNIFVITAIALTALLLSTIFSIGISGTESIQLQKIRTMGTIEHGGLTFPTDEQVKKLKLLDYIEDVGIMAHAGDIIETPDMGNLSLSLFWFDKTEWEKLRVPAMSNIKGKYPQAYNEIMIPEWILKRMGITNPKIGMDIPIKYGKAGGPESEATSENFKLSAYYTEYSNLRSGNVGMIYVSKAFVDNKGITPENSGTATVRFKSNKNIGEQFEKLNREVTVFQTQKWKMVPLYETVNGDRLSTIIGLSGLILFIMLSSYLLIYNVLYISVSKDVRFYGLLKTVGTTPKQIRRIVTGQAIRLTALGVPLGLALGAAVSFVAVPFALSGALIDTGIKISFNPIIYIGAAVFSLVTTLISSIKPAGMAASISPIEAVRYTGTTVSCKLRKGSTGGKLQKMAFRNVFRNRRRAAVVFLSLFMGITTFMLVNTLVLSMDTENYVNSYMDNDFTLTNNTFFQNGTGIKQKFDNNFMSTLKGIEGIKEIRKVSQKIVTLKYDENLYKKHLEEFMKRFNSQMPTSDEIKKNPRLFWSNLVGLDTEYIKKLNKTLEEPIDVEAFEAGRIALFSTNNPKLFKVGSDIIFTADEKEYSLKLGGFLPERTAFNGGMGPAPLVYISNDYMKKLFIDPVLCSITMNAEADKEAHVLKQLKEMTANDNEISIESRLETLEQFKSSKTMLYILGGGISLILALIGILNFVNVMVTGVNTRRHEFAVLESIGMTPKQVKRMLSLEGLTYAIISCGLVATLGAALNIWIFNLFKKQADYAIFTFPTIPLILSVVIVFVVCILVPVAAYVSTTKDTVTERLRSVEG
- a CDS encoding response regulator transcription factor, coding for MARILIVEDDKLLNDGISIALKKCGHTVLSGYSYHEAFCLFLNNSFELILLDINLPDRSGLELCSEIRKKSDIPIIFITANDTEQDIVNGFVNGCDDYIAKPFSLEVMNRRIYAVLRRTRTEDKSIFRSGEISINYEKMMVVKGEVSLKLTATEYKLLTLLTQNSGQVLTRDIILQRLWDTDEAFVDENAVSVNMRRLRQKIEDDPKNPKYIKTVFGIGYTWGEESCR